One Gordonia mangrovi genomic region harbors:
- a CDS encoding GAF domain-containing sensor histidine kinase, with amino-acid sequence MSAGSGDAGDRSRELRDALSQMRLHELLDEVSERIGRIAEMRDTTDGLLEAMLVVTSGLDLEATLRAIVSSAVDLVDAGYGALGVRGTGQELSEFIHQGIDDETRMRIGPLPTGRGVLGALTAQPKVMRLDDLSTHPDSVGFPPNHPTMKTFLGAPIRVRDEIFGNLYLTEKRGGALFTEGDELVIQALASAAGIAIDNARLYTESQSRLMWIEAAQDVLTELLSGADNDEVLEMIARQALALTEADLVFIATPDDAEVPPDEVDDLIITIAEGADGTDVLGTRIPVDESTSGHAFRTRRPVRCDQLEFTPSEYAAKAYGPAMVAPLRTAETTKGVLVVMRKQDAAPFSDELFALSSNFAGQAALALELADTSARAHEVDVLADRERIARDLHDHVIQRIFAEGMSLQATLQRVRAPDVRDRLTHSINSLQDIVQDIRAAIFDLQHGGGEVTRLRQRIHEVVDTQVGEQQLRTHVRVSGPLSVVDGDAAEQVVAVIREAVSNAVRHAHADTVTVSVAVGDDITVEVVDDGVGMPADVTASGLANLRARAAAFGGELVVTTPPTGAGTLIRWTVPFDLGKTDRHPR; translated from the coding sequence ATGAGCGCGGGGTCGGGTGACGCCGGGGATCGATCGCGGGAGTTGCGAGATGCACTCTCGCAGATGCGGCTTCACGAATTGCTGGATGAGGTCTCCGAACGGATCGGTCGAATCGCCGAGATGCGCGACACCACCGACGGGTTGTTGGAGGCCATGCTCGTCGTCACCTCCGGGCTCGACCTGGAGGCGACGCTGCGGGCGATCGTGTCATCGGCGGTCGATCTGGTGGACGCCGGCTACGGCGCGCTCGGGGTGCGCGGCACCGGCCAGGAGCTCAGCGAGTTCATCCATCAGGGCATCGACGACGAGACCCGGATGCGCATCGGTCCACTGCCGACCGGCCGGGGGGTGCTCGGCGCGCTCACCGCTCAGCCCAAGGTGATGCGGCTCGACGACCTCTCCACACACCCCGACTCGGTCGGGTTCCCGCCGAACCACCCCACGATGAAGACCTTCCTGGGCGCTCCTATCCGGGTACGGGACGAGATCTTCGGCAACCTGTACCTCACCGAGAAGCGTGGCGGCGCGCTGTTCACCGAGGGTGACGAGCTCGTCATCCAGGCGCTGGCGTCGGCGGCCGGCATCGCCATCGACAACGCGCGGCTCTACACGGAGTCGCAGTCGCGTCTCATGTGGATCGAGGCGGCGCAGGATGTCCTCACGGAACTGTTGTCGGGCGCGGACAACGACGAGGTCCTGGAGATGATCGCACGGCAGGCGTTGGCGCTCACCGAGGCCGATCTGGTGTTCATCGCCACTCCGGATGACGCCGAGGTGCCGCCCGACGAGGTGGACGATCTGATCATCACGATCGCGGAAGGTGCCGACGGCACCGACGTTCTCGGCACGCGCATCCCCGTCGACGAATCGACATCCGGACATGCGTTCCGAACCCGTCGGCCGGTCCGATGTGATCAACTCGAGTTCACGCCGAGCGAGTACGCCGCCAAAGCGTACGGACCCGCCATGGTGGCGCCACTGCGCACCGCGGAGACCACCAAGGGTGTCCTTGTCGTGATGCGGAAACAGGACGCCGCGCCGTTTTCCGACGAGTTGTTCGCGTTGAGTTCGAATTTCGCCGGTCAAGCCGCGCTCGCGTTGGAACTGGCCGACACGTCGGCCCGCGCCCACGAGGTCGATGTCCTCGCCGACCGAGAGCGGATCGCCCGTGACCTGCACGACCATGTGATCCAACGGATATTCGCCGAAGGGATGTCGCTACAGGCGACGTTGCAGCGTGTGCGCGCGCCGGATGTCCGGGACCGGTTGACCCACTCGATCAACAGCCTGCAGGACATCGTCCAGGACATCCGGGCCGCCATCTTCGATCTCCAGCATGGCGGAGGCGAGGTGACGCGACTCCGGCAACGTATCCACGAGGTCGTCGACACCCAGGTGGGCGAGCAACAGCTGCGCACCCACGTGCGGGTGTCCGGCCCGTTGTCGGTGGTCGACGGTGATGCGGCCGAGCAGGTCGTGGCGGTCATTCGCGAAGCGGTGAGCAACGCTGTCCGGCACGCGCACGCCGACACCGTGACGGTGTCGGTGGCGGTCGGCGACGACATCACGGTCGAGGTCGTCGACGACGGGGTCGGGATGCCCGCCGACGTGACCGCCAGTGGGCTGGCGAATCTGCGTGCGCGGGCGGCCGCGTTCGGCGGCGAACTCGTGGTGACCACACCGCCCACCGGCGCCGGAACGCTGATCCGGTGGACGGTACCGTTCGACCTCGGCAAGACCGACCGTCACCCGCGGTGA
- a CDS encoding Acg family FMN-binding oxidoreductase has translation MSGEIPGGVPAEVPDDAMLQDIVTLACRAPSIHNSQPWIWRLHGPELRLYADYDRAVPVADPDNRQLIISLGVALHHLRVAAAARGLRIELTRLPSPPRPDHLATVQFVGGQTPTPADVERARAITERFTDRLPMGPAPDDRLGDLVDAVSARSRTRIVTLPADTHPTLAHASRISEFQRRYDATYHDELAWWTADDPDRREGIPPSSLTSASEADRVEVARDFPLVVTDHSRRPAVEVDHATVLVITGPGETTADHLACGETLSDLLLEATASGLDTCIISHVLEIEASATMIDNLLSSADPAQVLVRVGVGEGHRPPVTPRRPVGEVFSRM, from the coding sequence ATGTCCGGTGAGATTCCCGGCGGGGTCCCCGCCGAAGTCCCCGACGACGCAATGCTGCAGGACATCGTCACATTGGCCTGCCGGGCGCCGTCGATCCACAACAGTCAGCCCTGGATCTGGCGGTTACACGGGCCGGAGTTGCGACTCTACGCAGACTACGACCGGGCGGTCCCGGTCGCGGACCCCGACAACCGGCAGTTGATCATCAGCCTCGGCGTGGCTCTGCACCATCTCCGGGTCGCGGCGGCAGCGCGCGGACTGCGCATCGAGCTCACCCGGCTGCCGAGCCCGCCTCGACCGGACCATCTCGCGACGGTGCAGTTCGTGGGTGGACAGACACCGACGCCCGCCGATGTGGAACGCGCTCGCGCCATCACCGAACGGTTCACCGATCGCCTTCCCATGGGTCCGGCACCCGACGACCGACTCGGTGATCTGGTCGATGCCGTGTCGGCTCGATCCCGTACGCGGATCGTGACGCTGCCTGCCGACACCCATCCCACCCTGGCCCACGCGTCCCGGATCAGCGAGTTCCAACGGCGCTACGACGCGACCTATCACGACGAGTTGGCATGGTGGACCGCCGATGACCCCGATCGACGCGAAGGGATCCCGCCGTCGTCGCTGACCTCAGCGAGTGAGGCGGACCGGGTCGAGGTCGCCCGGGACTTCCCTCTCGTGGTCACCGACCACTCCCGTCGGCCTGCGGTGGAGGTGGATCACGCCACGGTGCTGGTGATCACCGGCCCCGGAGAGACCACCGCCGACCATCTCGCCTGCGGTGAGACGCTGTCGGACCTGTTGTTGGAGGCAACCGCGTCCGGACTGGACACCTGCATCATCTCCCACGTGTTGGAGATCGAGGCCAGCGCGACGATGATCGACAATCTGCTGAGCTCCGCCGATCCGGCGCAGGTGCTCGTGCGCGTCGGTGTCGGTGAGGGTCACCGGCCGCCGGTCACACCGCGTCGTCCGGTGGGTGAAGTGTTCTCCCGCATGTGA
- a CDS encoding DUF2537 domain-containing protein, with protein sequence MRSAEHDDSWWGGRLLVRGPSADERAVGGPVDEPTPWALGLLVTLVSAVFATLLLVGVYELIGSLVTWLGLAAVFVVSIGLGWTLWDLRDRPVWRWIVWGALIGLLAGLGSSIVLLALGR encoded by the coding sequence ATGCGATCGGCCGAGCATGACGATTCCTGGTGGGGTGGGCGGTTGCTCGTCCGCGGCCCGAGCGCGGACGAGCGGGCGGTCGGTGGGCCAGTTGACGAGCCGACGCCGTGGGCGTTGGGTCTGCTGGTGACCCTTGTCAGCGCGGTGTTCGCGACACTGCTGCTCGTCGGTGTCTACGAACTGATCGGATCACTGGTGACCTGGCTCGGGCTGGCTGCCGTGTTCGTGGTGTCGATCGGGCTCGGCTGGACGTTGTGGGACCTGCGAGACCGGCCGGTCTGGCGCTGGATCGTCTGGGGTGCGCTGATCGGATTGTTGGCCGGCCTCGGGTCGTCGATCGTGTTGCTCGCCTTGGGTCGATGA
- a CDS encoding DUF6928 family protein: protein MSARAVTLWFIDSDDPIALLSGDPVNDVVAAQKLAATIYGDRVLVPVADTDLATAAAARDAHVYAGWYGRLSVLCCSLFDTTEPSTLTRTLASIRPSAAASLLVTDPDRSVGAFARWENGELRRSFAADPVTIFEDSGLPYPFERPFWAGEHPLRYAPGVPAEPLALPFHPQELAEQANREWLGFRFTTPLADTDLDPTRIPVTAFAIHPADYVPAEEDWAPYQGNLTVSGSAVAPDGGDAGQTGEPPAKRRGRLARYFGFG from the coding sequence GTGTCGGCCCGCGCAGTCACCCTGTGGTTCATCGACAGTGACGACCCCATCGCCCTGCTGTCCGGCGACCCCGTCAACGACGTGGTGGCTGCGCAGAAGCTTGCCGCGACGATCTACGGCGACCGGGTGCTGGTGCCCGTCGCCGACACCGATCTCGCCACGGCGGCCGCCGCCCGAGACGCGCACGTCTATGCCGGCTGGTACGGTCGGCTGTCGGTGCTCTGCTGTTCGCTGTTCGACACCACCGAACCATCCACGTTGACACGGACCCTCGCGTCCATCCGGCCGAGTGCCGCTGCCTCGCTGCTGGTCACCGACCCGGACCGGTCGGTCGGTGCCTTCGCCCGGTGGGAGAACGGCGAGCTACGCCGGTCGTTCGCGGCCGACCCGGTGACGATCTTCGAGGACTCCGGACTGCCCTACCCGTTCGAGCGGCCGTTCTGGGCGGGCGAACACCCGCTCCGCTATGCGCCCGGCGTGCCGGCCGAACCACTCGCACTGCCGTTCCATCCGCAGGAACTCGCCGAACAGGCCAACCGGGAATGGCTGGGGTTCCGGTTCACCACCCCGCTGGCCGACACCGATCTCGATCCGACCCGAATCCCGGTCACCGCATTCGCGATCCATCCCGCCGACTACGTACCCGCCGAAGAGGACTGGGCTCCCTACCAGGGCAACCTCACGGTATCCGGGAGCGCCGTGGCTCCCGACGGCGGCGACGCCGGGCAGACCGGCGAACCTCCGGCCAAGCGTCGCGGTCGCCTCGCGCGGTACTTCGGCTTCGGCTGA
- the sepH gene encoding septation protein SepH, with protein sequence MRELRVVGVEADGTHVICQDPESGEKYRMAADERLRAAARGDISRLGQIEIEMESTLRPREIQARIRAGATVSEVAALAGVPVDKIERFAHPVLLERARAAELASMAHPIREDGPAVSTLGETVGEAMTGLGHNNQDVDWDAWKGDDGYWVVQVSWHVGRTDNHAHWRFQPGSHGGTADPLDDLADELTHPEMITPRRRLTPVATPDLAPPPAVEHEPDGHDEVTFDADRLIDAQRTRNGKVPPSHDEHGTVAIDFGTPEADSMWSAPAEESPTDEDRAPDSSVPAASGEQAPDDSATTAKPRRRSRKPAVPAWEDVLLGVRSNGNG encoded by the coding sequence ATGCGTGAGCTTCGCGTCGTCGGCGTGGAGGCCGACGGCACCCATGTGATCTGTCAGGATCCCGAGTCGGGTGAGAAGTACCGGATGGCTGCCGATGAACGGCTCCGGGCCGCAGCTCGCGGCGACATCTCACGATTGGGGCAGATCGAGATCGAAATGGAAAGCACACTACGGCCCCGGGAGATCCAGGCCCGCATCCGCGCAGGCGCCACGGTGTCGGAGGTCGCGGCCCTGGCCGGTGTCCCCGTCGACAAGATCGAACGATTCGCCCACCCCGTCCTGCTCGAGCGCGCCCGGGCCGCCGAGCTCGCCTCGATGGCCCACCCGATCCGCGAAGACGGACCCGCCGTGTCCACGCTCGGCGAGACCGTCGGTGAGGCCATGACGGGACTCGGCCACAACAACCAGGACGTGGACTGGGACGCATGGAAGGGCGATGACGGCTACTGGGTGGTCCAGGTGTCCTGGCATGTGGGACGCACCGACAACCACGCGCACTGGCGCTTTCAGCCGGGCAGCCACGGCGGTACCGCCGACCCGCTCGACGACCTGGCCGACGAGCTGACCCACCCCGAGATGATCACACCTCGCCGCCGGCTGACCCCGGTCGCCACCCCCGACCTCGCACCTCCGCCTGCGGTCGAGCACGAGCCCGACGGCCACGACGAGGTCACCTTCGACGCCGACCGGTTGATCGACGCCCAGCGCACCCGCAACGGCAAGGTGCCCCCGTCCCATGACGAGCACGGCACCGTGGCGATCGACTTCGGCACCCCCGAGGCGGACTCGATGTGGTCGGCGCCGGCCGAGGAATCCCCCACCGACGAGGACCGTGCACCGGATTCCTCGGTGCCCGCCGCGTCCGGCGAGCAGGCCCCCGACGACTCGGCGACGACCGCCAAGCCGCGTCGTCGGTCCCGCAAGCCTGCGGTGCCCGCGTGGGAGGATGTTCTGCTCGGCGTCCGCAGCAACGGCAACGGCTGA
- the serC gene encoding phosphoserine transaminase, which yields MSDTATAPITIPADLLPSDGRFGCGPSKVRPEQLQSLVDTGAAVFGTSHRQAPVKNVVGSIRAGLSELFALPDGYEVVISNGGTTAFWDAAAFGLIKQRSLHLTYGEFSSKFATVAKKAPFLDSPAVISTDPGTAPDPAALTADDFGGIDLIGWAHNETSTGVAVPVTRPAGSDDALVAIDATSGAGGLPVNLTEADVYYFAPQKCFAADGGLWIALMSPRALERISQIAETDRWCPEFLSLPTAVDNSSKNQTYNTPAVASLLLLDNQVQWMLGQGGLDWCVSRTADSSSRLYEWAEASEFATPFVADPSQRSQVVGTIDFDDDVDAAAVAKTLRANGVVDTEPYRKLGRNQLRVGMFPAIDPDDVSNLTKCIDFVVEKL from the coding sequence ATGAGTGACACCGCCACCGCACCGATCACGATTCCCGCCGACCTCCTGCCGTCGGACGGCCGCTTCGGTTGCGGTCCGTCCAAGGTGCGCCCGGAACAGCTGCAGTCCCTCGTCGACACCGGAGCGGCGGTCTTCGGCACCAGCCACCGACAGGCGCCGGTGAAGAACGTGGTCGGCTCGATCCGGGCCGGTCTGTCCGAGTTGTTCGCCCTGCCCGACGGCTACGAGGTGGTGATCTCCAACGGCGGCACCACCGCCTTCTGGGATGCCGCCGCGTTCGGCCTGATCAAGCAGCGCTCGCTGCACCTGACCTATGGCGAGTTCTCGTCCAAGTTCGCCACCGTCGCCAAGAAGGCCCCGTTCCTCGATTCCCCCGCGGTGATCTCCACCGATCCCGGGACCGCGCCGGACCCCGCGGCGCTGACCGCCGACGACTTCGGCGGCATCGACCTGATCGGCTGGGCACACAACGAGACCTCCACCGGGGTGGCCGTGCCGGTGACCCGTCCTGCGGGCTCCGACGATGCGCTGGTCGCCATCGACGCGACCTCCGGGGCCGGCGGCCTCCCGGTGAACCTCACCGAGGCCGACGTCTACTACTTCGCACCGCAGAAGTGCTTCGCCGCCGACGGCGGCCTGTGGATAGCGCTAATGAGTCCGCGTGCCCTGGAACGTATTTCGCAGATCGCCGAGACCGACCGGTGGTGCCCCGAGTTCCTCTCGCTGCCGACTGCGGTCGACAACAGCAGCAAGAACCAGACCTACAACACCCCGGCGGTGGCCTCGCTGCTGCTGCTCGACAACCAGGTGCAGTGGATGCTGGGGCAGGGCGGCCTCGACTGGTGCGTCTCCCGGACCGCCGACTCCAGCTCACGCCTCTACGAGTGGGCCGAGGCGAGCGAGTTCGCGACACCGTTCGTGGCCGATCCGTCGCAGCGCAGCCAGGTGGTCGGCACCATCGACTTCGACGATGACGTCGACGCGGCGGCCGTGGCCAAGACGTTGCGCGCCAACGGCGTCGTCGACACCGAGCCGTACCGCAAGCTGGGCCGCAACCAGTTGCGCGTCGGCATGTTCCCGGCGATCGACCCCGACGACGTGAGCAACCTGACGAAGTGCATCGACTTCGTCGTCGAGAAGCTCTGA
- a CDS encoding TetR/AcrR family transcriptional regulator yields MRSTNADDRTTRARVRDAAIEVFARDGFSATVRAIADAAGVSPGLVIHHFGSKADLRAECDAHVLRRTREANERGLDNHSGPHPFAGFLDRMDDLESDGPRIVYLIRSLQAGGELARRLLGQLAADAEATFRGGVAAGTIRPSHDEAARARYMVAHSMGALLVDVVMNPPEDWSDAGAILRSYVDRVVVPATELAVHGVMADESLLDAVLAHREENDAQHD; encoded by the coding sequence ATGCGTTCAACGAACGCCGACGACCGCACCACCCGGGCTCGGGTCCGGGACGCTGCGATCGAGGTCTTTGCGCGCGATGGGTTCTCGGCGACCGTGCGCGCGATCGCCGATGCCGCCGGCGTGAGTCCGGGGCTGGTGATCCATCACTTCGGCAGCAAGGCCGACCTGCGGGCCGAATGTGACGCGCACGTGCTGCGCCGGACGCGTGAGGCCAATGAGCGCGGCCTCGACAACCACTCGGGCCCACATCCGTTCGCCGGATTCCTGGACCGGATGGACGATCTCGAATCCGACGGCCCGCGCATCGTCTACCTCATCCGCAGTCTGCAGGCCGGTGGCGAGCTGGCCCGCCGACTACTCGGCCAGCTGGCCGCCGACGCCGAGGCGACGTTCCGCGGAGGAGTGGCGGCCGGCACCATCCGGCCGTCGCACGACGAGGCCGCGCGGGCGAGATACATGGTGGCGCACTCGATGGGTGCGCTGTTGGTCGATGTGGTGATGAATCCGCCGGAGGACTGGTCGGATGCCGGCGCCATTCTGCGGTCCTATGTCGACCGGGTGGTGGTCCCCGCCACCGAGTTGGCCGTCCACGGTGTGATGGCCGACGAATCGTTGCTGGACGCGGTGCTGGCCCATCGGGAGGAGAACGATGCACAACACGACTGA
- a CDS encoding ABC transporter ATP-binding protein: MHNTTDLVVDIAGLRKNFGSFTALDGLDLTVRAGEIAGFLGPNGSGKSTTIRTLLGMYRPDGGRVTVFGADPLADAVAIHQRLAYVPGDVNLWPQLSGGECIDLLLSLRGVRREATTRRAELIDRFELDPTKKSGTYSTGNRQKVALIAALSAPSELLVLDEPTSGLDPLMTREFTDCVREAAAGGAAVLMSSHLLDEVEQLCESVTIIRGGRTIRSGSLSELRHLRRSRVTATIGSGASQLQTVPGVHDFEMDGDQVTFTVADDCLSGVTRVLAHLEVTGLAVEPPSLEELFLHVYGDRTGVRV; the protein is encoded by the coding sequence ATGCACAACACGACTGATCTGGTGGTCGACATCGCCGGCCTGCGCAAGAACTTCGGATCCTTCACCGCCCTCGACGGACTCGACCTGACTGTGCGGGCCGGGGAGATCGCCGGGTTCCTCGGTCCCAACGGATCCGGCAAGTCGACCACCATCCGCACACTGCTCGGCATGTACCGGCCCGACGGCGGTCGTGTCACGGTGTTCGGCGCAGACCCGCTCGCCGATGCCGTCGCGATCCATCAACGCCTCGCCTACGTCCCGGGCGACGTCAACCTGTGGCCACAGTTGTCCGGCGGGGAGTGCATCGACCTGCTGCTGTCACTGCGCGGCGTACGCCGTGAGGCCACCACGCGCCGAGCCGAACTGATCGACCGATTCGAGCTCGACCCGACCAAGAAGTCGGGCACGTACTCCACGGGTAACCGGCAGAAGGTCGCGTTGATCGCTGCGTTGTCGGCGCCGTCGGAGTTGCTGGTCCTCGACGAGCCGACCTCGGGCCTCGACCCGCTGATGACCCGTGAGTTCACCGACTGTGTGCGCGAGGCCGCGGCCGGCGGCGCGGCGGTGCTCATGTCGAGCCATCTGCTCGACGAGGTCGAGCAGCTGTGCGAGTCGGTCACCATCATCCGTGGCGGCCGCACCATCCGGTCGGGCTCACTCTCCGAGTTGCGGCACCTGCGGCGTTCCCGCGTGACCGCGACGATCGGTTCCGGGGCGAGCCAATTGCAGACCGTGCCGGGAGTGCACGACTTCGAAATGGACGGCGACCAGGTGACCTTCACGGTCGCCGACGACTGCTTGTCGGGCGTCACGCGCGTGTTGGCTCACCTGGAGGTGACCGGACTGGCGGTGGAGCCGCCAAGTCTCGAAGAACTCTTTCTGCACGTCTACGGCGACCGAACAGGGGTTCGGGTATGA
- a CDS encoding ABC transporter permease: MTATSAVPPVGTGPRAAAASRHLTRVGILLRLGLRRERIVVPVIIAVFVLITLATAQAISGMYATPQQRLGLQSGPGANPAFRFLLGDLDHIEPSAALVSWRVGLFLIAALGVCAAMMTVRQTRREEELGRSELVRAGAVGSLAPVAAAACVAVFFTVIVAGSMSLILIPMGASAGDVVAVFAQYAGTGLAATAVALVAAQVATTAHIANLTACSVVLLGFLVRGVADSTQGWDWLRWTNPVGWAEQVDPFGANNLVPALMSVAVFVVGAGAAGWVAARRDLGAGLLAARPGPATTARLSSIEAFAVRASGPLLMSWVTGVFAYALVIGFMQPSVEQLTQGNEQFDRIMRAVLGDATLSTVFGITMLGFLAVAAGAWGVNLTERLRAEETAGRTEMVLVTPTSRSRYFLAHAGVATAGGVVLMAVAAIGMVLGCGFAGGGWAIPAAHAAQSAAAQVPAVLVVITLALALYAIRPVFVHVGWIVVAGALLLGPLAGMFDMPQWVSDLSPYTHTPLVPVDPMRPTPVLVMLCVAAALLTTGLVSFRRRRIG, from the coding sequence ATGACGGCGACCAGCGCGGTGCCCCCGGTCGGGACCGGACCCCGTGCCGCGGCGGCGTCCCGGCATCTGACCCGCGTCGGCATCCTGCTGCGCCTGGGGCTGCGTCGGGAGCGGATCGTCGTCCCGGTCATCATCGCCGTGTTCGTCCTCATCACTCTCGCCACCGCGCAGGCGATCTCCGGTATGTACGCGACCCCGCAACAGCGACTGGGTCTGCAGTCGGGGCCGGGGGCCAACCCCGCGTTCCGCTTCCTGCTGGGCGACCTCGACCACATCGAGCCCTCCGCCGCCCTGGTCTCCTGGCGGGTCGGTCTGTTCCTGATCGCCGCGCTCGGCGTGTGCGCGGCAATGATGACGGTGCGTCAGACCCGGAGGGAAGAGGAACTCGGCCGTAGCGAACTCGTGCGCGCCGGCGCGGTCGGGTCCCTGGCGCCGGTGGCCGCAGCCGCATGCGTGGCGGTGTTCTTCACCGTCATCGTGGCGGGGTCCATGTCGCTGATCCTGATCCCGATGGGGGCGAGCGCAGGCGACGTCGTCGCCGTGTTCGCCCAGTACGCCGGCACCGGGCTGGCCGCCACCGCGGTGGCCCTGGTCGCCGCTCAGGTCGCCACCACCGCACACATCGCCAACCTGACCGCATGTTCGGTGGTCCTGCTGGGATTTCTGGTGCGCGGTGTGGCCGACTCGACGCAGGGGTGGGACTGGTTGCGGTGGACGAACCCGGTCGGCTGGGCCGAACAGGTCGACCCGTTCGGTGCCAACAACCTCGTGCCCGCGCTGATGTCGGTCGCAGTCTTCGTCGTCGGTGCGGGGGCCGCGGGATGGGTGGCGGCCCGACGCGACCTCGGCGCGGGACTGCTCGCTGCGCGACCCGGACCGGCCACGACCGCCAGGCTGTCGAGCATCGAGGCGTTCGCCGTACGGGCCTCGGGGCCGCTACTGATGTCCTGGGTCACCGGGGTGTTCGCGTACGCCCTCGTCATCGGTTTCATGCAGCCTTCTGTCGAGCAACTCACCCAGGGCAACGAACAGTTCGATCGGATCATGCGGGCGGTGCTCGGCGACGCCACGCTGAGCACCGTGTTCGGCATCACCATGCTGGGTTTTCTCGCCGTCGCCGCCGGTGCGTGGGGAGTGAACCTCACCGAGCGACTCCGCGCCGAAGAGACCGCCGGTCGCACGGAGATGGTGCTGGTGACACCGACGTCGCGCAGTCGGTACTTTCTCGCCCACGCCGGTGTGGCGACTGCCGGCGGCGTCGTCCTGATGGCGGTGGCGGCGATCGGCATGGTGCTCGGCTGCGGGTTCGCCGGCGGCGGCTGGGCGATCCCTGCCGCCCACGCCGCACAGTCTGCAGCAGCTCAGGTGCCGGCCGTCCTGGTGGTGATCACCCTGGCGTTGGCGCTCTACGCGATTCGTCCGGTGTTCGTGCACGTCGGCTGGATCGTGGTGGCCGGCGCACTCCTCCTGGGGCCGCTGGCCGGCATGTTCGATATGCCGCAGTGGGTGTCGGATCTCTCGCCCTACACCCACACGCCGCTGGTGCCCGTGGATCCGATGCGCCCGACACCGGTCCTCGTGATGCTCTGCGTCGCCGCAGCGCTCCTCACGACTGGCTTGGTGTCTTTTCGTCGTCGCCGGATCGGGTGA